In the genome of Scylla paramamosain isolate STU-SP2022 chromosome 10, ASM3559412v1, whole genome shotgun sequence, the window ATTGAAGTTCAGTTAAATTGAGATGGATGAAAACCAAAGTGAACCTGAATGGTTGAAAACTGACAATTTATTGGTTGAAAACTGACGATTTATTGGCTGGCTCACAATATTACCTAACACCAATTATGTATAAAAAGATTAAGAATTTTGTAATGGTTTGTGTGAGACCGTACTTTGTAAGAAGCAGATGATGGTGTTGATTTAAAGGAATGGCTCCAAACTGTATTGCTGTAGGTAGAGGTGTAGCTGGTGAAGCTGGCAGGGTCTGAGAACCTGTTACATCACTTCTTCCTTGATCCTACAATTTTGGTGTGTACCAAGTGTGGTTCTTGCTCaggaaaaaaaactgttaaGTCTTGTAAGTCCTTCCTGCCTAAAATTGAATTAAATTATTTCATGGTGCCATAGCTTTAATGGTAAAGCTGAAGAGAATATGGTAGTTGATAGTTATTTATGATTGTAAATATTTACTAAATATTGATTTTATAATTGCCAACAATTTTTTAATCTACCTAAGAATATGAAAGTAAGGCTGACAGTCCCCTGGGAGGAGAAGCAGCCTAAACAATACATCATCCCCTTTGTCATAAATAAGAATAGAAATACTGAGGGGAAAATTCCCAACTCCTTCGCTCCGtcccttttcattattatctcttATAACATGCAGGGAATTTAGTGGCAGTATTCTTTCAGCCTGGCCACAAAGTGTGCAACCAGGCAATGTCCCCACCAAAGACCAGTAAACTTGTTACTATATTATTTAAACCAATATGTGGTGGAAATGGACAAAAGTGATGATGCATCCCTTGCTATTGTTATTCCCAGTGCAAATTCAGACAAATCCATTGAGGTGCATGTTGTCATTAGATGAGACTGGTGAAGCATTGGATAGTACCCTGGGATGTTATGTCACATCTGTAAACAATGCAACACAAAGACTGTGTAACACCCCATTTTACTTTAATAATTGAGTAAAATACACTCAtgcattattttccttataGCATGTTTACTGTGCGCTTTACAGCATCAAAATTACTTGCTACAGGTAAGTGCTTCTCGAGTACTAAGGTAGCAGTATACTCGAGGGAACTTTCAGCTCCTAATCCATGAGACAATCATCTTGAGAGTCAAATTTTCAAGTTTTGAATAAGCAAATGCATCTTGTAAGCAGTCAGTGCCTTAACTGTGTGGGTCATGTAACTtgtttttgtcaagtttttccTTTTAACCACTTTAACTATTTAATCCTATATCATTCAGGATTCTACTGTATTtgacattaggaaaaaaaagtagcttaCCTGTAGGGGTTCCATCTCCTAATCTTGTGATTCCACACCCTCAGAACAGCAGACTTTTTGTTGTTAGAAACATTTCTTGAAGTCATCTTTTGGAAATGGGACCAGCTACTCCATCACATTCTTCATATTGTCCTTGTGGCTTTCCATTCAGAACCCTTTCATTGATGTCTCAGCTTGAGAAACTGCTAGGAATCACAAGGAAAGGATTGAAGGGTATAAGTCTTGCAAAGCAAAGGGTTCTTATTCTTGGTAAGAAATCCTGGATCAGTTGTGAGGTAGCAGCCTGGATGTCATCATGATGAAGCTGCCAGTTGTATGACTCCTGCAGATTCAGTCTCTTGCTCTGCATcacgatgatgataaaaaaaaccttCATAATATTGTTTGTTGACCATTATGATACTGGATGCATATTCAAGAAGCACAATACTGCAGTATTAAGAATATCACTTGAATCTTGCTCctcatttcttgctttttctaggtattgagaatactggaaaCTTTCACCCCTCTAGGTTCTTGTTTCATGCAAAAAACTTTTACACGAGATCAAATTTGTAAATAAACCAAAATTATTCCATGCTGAATTGTCATGAATCTATATACAAATGAAATTTGAAATTCTAAAAATGTTAAGTCttcaaaaagtaaataaaaatactggaGAGAGTGAACTGGCAAGGCTGAGGGCTTAACACAATGCACAGCACTGATTTTGCAGAGGTGAATGTGAAAAGTCACTGGTCTGTTatagccatcaccatcaccaccatcaatgcCACCATCTTTCCAGGCATTCATATGCAACATTAAATGCCTGCTATTTGACTCTGATGTTCTTCAGTTTGACTTCTAAACAATTTTTACAGAACTAACCCCAAGTGTATTACAAAGACTTTTGAGGCTCATTCCCCCAAAATGTATTATTAACATTGAGTGAGACttatttacatgaaaattatCATCAGCAGGTAGTTCTGGGATGATACAAGTACTCTCAGAATGCTTTGTGATACTGCTGATCACCTTGCATTATTATTCCAGGCCTAAGGAATCCCGGGCTTATCTATGTTTTAAACAATTCCAATGGATTAGCAGAACCTTTTAATAAACATTCATCcatatttttaatttctctgtttctccttagaTTTTGCTAATTGTGCACCATCtatgtagaaataaaaaatttaccaatcttgacttttatttataggttataaatcatgaaaagttaACCAAAAattgttaaattttcttctGCAGCCTGTTAATACAATCTTGGACACTCAGCATTAATGATCTGGTACAAATCCATCAGTAAATATAAAATGAATCCAGGAGCTGAATAATGTGAAGATCaatcagtaacttccactgatATAATTCCATCTCAGTATACAAGCAGCACCTAGTGATGCATTCCTAAAGTCTGCCAAGTTACATCACGGTCACTTATCAGGCTGTGATTTACTGAGATGTACAGTGAAACACCCAAATTGTACCATactacataaaaatacatattacCAATAAGCTGCTGCTGACCTTCAGTAAAATGCCAGAGACACAGCAAGCAGCCTTATGgtgagctgctgctgctgctgctgcaattgAGCACACTGTCtcacttaaaacacttaaaaaaactcaAGAGTACTTATACAAATTCATTCTTAAAATTGATTTATtctaaaaacaaaagcaaacacagAGCTAGTAACTGAAACCCATCAATGTGTAgaacacattaaaaacaaacTCCTAATTTgaggaatacaagaaaaaaaaaaataaataaataataaataaataaataaaaataaataatagtaataatattaataataataataaacaagaaaaggaaaacgaactAGTCAGATGCTAAAAAGAACTAAAATTCCAATTTAATGCAAGTTAAATAATCTTCCAAATGTGTGAGCCTGACATCCACAAATTAACGTCTCACAATTGTGTGGAGATTACTTGCTGAAGGGCAATACTGAATTACAGCTTCACTACACTGGAATGGTGCTGATGCATCAGTGATGGATGTTGGCATTACAAACATGCAGTTTAATATTTGAAAAATAGCTAAGCATCATACAATTAATTCTGCCATCATGGTAACAACATTCAAACCAATTCAAATGAAAAGTGATGAAAGTGCACTTTGCCAACCAGCTATTCATTTCCTTGAATAACCATTCCATACAGTACATGTTACCCTGCTAAATCTTTCCTGAAGGCATTGCCAGTATGAAATAACTGAAATCATAATAATCCTTTTCAGGTACGTACATCAATCTGCTTAGCTTAATCAACAAAAACTATACCTACAGTTTTTGTAATTTAACTTTATCTTTGAACATTAcaaaattatttcttttatttaatttcttatgCAATATAGGTATTAATTCTGCTTTAGATTTTACATCTTCCCCATGGGCAGCATAGTAAAGGGCAAATACCTTCCTCTGCAGCTTACTGACCTTCAAGCCTTCCTCAGGGGCATCCTGGAGAACTTTTTTGATGGCAACAGTCCACTTGAAGACTGATGTGGGATGTGGCTGTgcttgttcattttcttcatgcATGACATGGTTTTCATTGGTGATAAGAATGCTTTCCTCTTGCaaatcatttcctttcttctttttcttcttctttggctCAACTGTTTCTTTGAcctgctcctcttccactaATGaatcatctcctttccttttcttcttctttttcttttttggctcTGCAGTTTCTAAATTAGGTTCTGCTTCCTCATTGTTGATCTTTCTCTGAGTTTCGGATTTTGTATCATTATTGTGTAAACCATGCTTATCTTTCTTGGACttcttattttgcttttctctcctcaactccttcctttcccttttgttCAGCTTTGCAGTACCATTACTACAATTAATGTCTGTTTCATTATGTGTTTCCTGAATAATTTCACCAGTGCTTTTCTTGTCACTATTGTTTAATTCTGTCACACCATTCTTagcaccattagtagtagtgatattgTCATTTTTGGAGTTGGCATCTTTGAAAACCTCCCACACTTTATCCACTAGTTTCGTATTATTCACCCTGCAAGAACTCCTCATAAAGTTCTGAAATGAAAAAGTGGACAAATGTATGAAAACTAAGATATAATCAGCCACATGAGTAATGCAGCAGAGGTCTGACACAACCAAATAGATTACTTTATCCCATCTTTATCATGATTCCGATTTCAATTCATCCCTAATTACCATATCAAGTTCCATAAATTTTAAGAGTGCatttttattagtagtaattaaaacaaagacaaacagccaGAGATGAACCTACAACAATTGCCATTTCTTCTCTAGCATCTCTTACCCTAAATTTGGCCTCCTTGCGGGGAATGTTAGTAAAGTAGATGATATTCTGCAACAACCCCCTCAACTGTGGATCCATGTTTTGGGAGTTGGCCACTTTTTCCTTGATTCTCATTACCCAttcctcttgcttcttctctcctttattctccttgTAAACATAGTTGCTTCCCCCATACTTCTGATCCTCTGATATGCATTTCACATGGTTGGCATAGTCTTCTCCCCTGTGGAAGAGCATATGTTATAAACTACTGTATTTGTTTCTCTGTGTATGATGTGACACTTTGGACACAATCTGAGAAACATTTTGAAAGAAACAACCAACAAATTTTCTCTGAAGTATACACATGTTATCACTTATTTCTTATTAAAatctatttattgatttttttatgtcCGGTTTCCCTAATCTGTCAGGGATAGGACAGTGCCTCTTAACAAAGgactttggatttggcatttggtaACTGTTAACCCAAGTGGATGCTCTTCCTACCTTCAGACCAAGGCCAGGATTCAAACCCAAGCTCCTGAGGAAACCTTGGCCTTGAAAGCAAACATGGTCCCACTGTACCATGGCAGCCCCaggataacactcaaaataacattgccaaaaccAATAAAGGATACAGGATACCAAAACCAATAAAAGTATCTCAATGATTTCCATTTTTACTACCAAACACATGAACTATGACCATAACAATACTCAAGACTTTCCCAGAACTGAAGAGTAATGTAGTGGTAAGAAAAATTTGGGTAATTTTAAATAACTTAAGTTACAGGAGAATGATTGCACAGCTTCCTCACAAATAGAAAGCAATGACTAATCGTCCAAGGGAAACCATCAAATGCCAGCAGTGTTGTTAGTGGTGTCCTACAGGGCTTGGTCTTGGACCCTCTGCTTTTCCTCATGATAGGAGACAGATCAGAACCTGACACACTCAATAGCAGCATCTTTTGCAGTTGATACTAGGGCTCAATAGCAACATCTTTTGCAGTTGATACTAGGGTAATGAAGAAAATCTGCTCACAAGATGCACACCTACTACAGCAAGACCTAAACAAGATCCTAGAATGGGCAGAAAATAATGACATGGTCCTCAACAGAAACAAGTTTGAGCTTCTACGACATTGACATGAGGAAGCACTGAAAAGCTCAACAAAATACTATTGCAGCCAACAAGAAATAGTAGCCAAGAATGTAGTAAAAGATCTAGGTGTGGGTATGAACAATGATGCTACCTTCTCTGACCACATCACTAAAATAACAGCCACAGCAAGACAGTTGTCAGGCTGGATCCTATGGACCTTCCATACTAGGAGTGGAGAGAGTATGTTGACTGTGGAAGTCTCTGGTGTGTCAACGTTCGGAATACTGTTGTCAGCTCTGGTCACCAAGCAAAAGATCTGAAATCAATGCTCTAGAAATTCCCCAAAGAACATTTATAAGCAAGATCCAGGGAATTCAACATCTTAACTTCTGGGAAAGAATCAAGAAACTGCAACTACTTTCACtacagagatgaagagaaagatatgCCATAATCTGGGAATTCAACATCTTAACTACTGGGAAAGAATCAAGAAACTGCAACTACTTTCACTccagagatgaagggaaagatatGCCATAATCTATGTCTGGAAGATTCTGGCAGACAGGGTACTTTACATAAACCTGCAGGAACAAACCCACTCAAAGAGAGGAAGATTATGCTATGTGAGGACCACTCCTGGATCACCTCCTAGAATCCAATCACTGCTGCACCACAGTTTTACCTAGAGGGCCCTTACTCTTTTACTGCATCCCTGTGAAACTCAAGAAATATGAGTGGCGTATCACCACTTGGATATATGGCTGGCCAATATTCCAgaccaactaccaccaccaggatACCCAAGCTCCAATAGTCTACTACACTGGACCATGGAGGACAGGGAGTTGTCTGGTTACAGTGGAGGCCCATCTCAGCTGCATCACTAACTGACTAAATACTTCAAAGGTATCAAAGGTAAGGTATATCAAGTAAGTTTTAGCAGGCATgatataaagatttttttttaacttagtTTGTATGATTCTGAAAATGCCCAAACTAAGATCTTATAATAATTAGTTAAATTTACTTTTCAGAGACTCATTGTTTTGTGACCAAAGCTGAAGTGCAGCAGCTACTGGTTCACCTTGCCTGGCAGGAAACCGCATGACTGACAGCTCAACTTTGGGAGATCCAAAGTAGAAGTCATGCTGGTTAATGTTCAGCTTAAATTAGTTTTTAAAAATTACCCGCTGTCACAGGGGCAAGAGAATAACACAGCCGGAGGTCAGAGTTGGTGGAGGGGGTTAGGGGAGCCAAACCTCACCAATTAACATTTAGGAACGTGTTTGCTTTCCCTATCCTAATGTTATGATCAAATGATGGGGACTATACATGAGCACGTCCCTCAAGCTTCCTGCACGGGAGCTTAAAAAGCCACAGCAAGGGCAATACATCATACAACATACAGCCACCACACAGACAGCACTCACCAGAAGTCCTTGCCACAGTCCATGCACGACACATTCTTGCCCCTCTTGCACTTGAACCAGTGCGTGGTGACCTGGTTCTTCTTCAGGCAGGTGCCACACGTGGAACACACGAAGTACACCATGGTGACCTGTCGCACAAGACCAGCAACGTGTCATTAGGTAGTTCAAGCGTCAAGCTGAGGAACCACAATCACATTCCCTAGGCATGACTGCATGTGGATTGCTTACACTGCCTGATTGAATCAATATAACCATAAGCTAATATTAGTTTCACTATGCTAGTAGTTACTGGCAGTCAATGGTATCAGTCAGACACACCAggtccaccaccacccacctgcaCAAGCCACACGTGTCTACCAGCCCGACGGCGACGCCCGTCGTCTCTAGTCAGCCCGCCTGGCTCTCCTCTCACTAAACTCCCCAATCTTAGCCGCCCACATTCATTAACTATTcattatatttatatgtattgctttcatttctactgaaacaacaacaacaaaggagcCGATCTGACTCTCCCTTAGATATATTAGCAAAGATTTGGTCAACAGTTAACAACAGGCTATAATTAACTAACTTTGATGGCCTTGTCTTCCTATCAAACTTTCTGAGATGCTATAGGGCATGCTGAAAATATAATTACGGAAGACATCACTGTGACCAAAAAGCGTGTAGTTCAAACTGTTCAGTGCCTTGGTAAAATAATTCGCATTGACTCATGAAATACTTCAGTCATAATCAGCAGTTTAAGATTCTTCTGGAGCCCCTCCTACGTTCATGTGGGCTCACTGTTCCTCACTAACCTTTTTCAAaagtcttttcatcttttcttcagcctgcctcttcttcctctatcattATCTATCAAATCATCAATCAAGGGTTAACTAGAGAATTTATTTACAAGGAATTGCTCGTTACCAAGGGTCATATTATTAAGGAAACTGAATAAATAGTTCGTTATAAAGAGCCTTGGATTAAAGTAAACACGGTAATAATGAAGACAATCAGATTTACAAAAGAACAGCGTTATTAATGAAGAACCCATTATAAACAGGAAATACAAAGATAAGAAACCAACTGTTACTAGTAAGACATTTCAAGCATTCCTAATGAACTCTTTCAAAGCAGAAAATCTACGGGCACTACATGTCTCTTTTCACTAACTCTAAGGAAATAATTTGCCACATTTCATGTCAGTGTGGCACTGAAAGAAATGTGATTCCTTGTTGATCTTATTGCCTCTGGCACTAatattaccatcactaccaccataactaccactactactgctgcagctgccactactactattgctactactgctgctgctgccactactactactactactagtatatcaccactaccaataaTTTATACTAGAGTTATGGGTGTTCAAGAAATTAAggcaaagtctctctctctctgcataatcTTGCTACACTGTCATCCCTCTTTCTCCAGTGACCAAATGACTATTGAAGAAGTTCCTTACCAAATAAACCAAAATATAGGTATAACATGACTGCAAACCCCAAGCATTATCTCCAACAAGTTATGCTCCATGACTTAAGACTTTGCTTAATATCAATGAGATCATTCTGTTCTAATTCTGCTTAAGTCACTTAACCTATATATACCTACATGGCAAGTTGTGGTCTCCTTTAGCAAATTTGCTAAGATCCTGTTTCACCCTGTTTTTAAGAATAAAAATGCAGAAGAGGATGTTGCTGGTTCCATTGTCCTGTCCTTTTCAATCACCTTTTACAGTATGCAGGGAATACAGTAGGAGTATTCTTCCAGTGTGACTGCATAGTGTGCACCCAGGCAGTGTTCCCTCCTGATACAGTGTGGCTGCATAGTGTGCACCAAGGCAGTGTTCCCTCCTGATACATAACAAACTGTCACATCAGGCTATCAAACAACTTGAACTCTACAGAAAAAAATCTATTACCCATTCAGCAGGTTCACAAAAATATATGTACAATTTGCTCTGTGGATGTCTCATTCAAATTAAATCTCAATTACTGCACATACAAAGATTGTGGTTTTAAATAATTCCTGCTTATTCATGTGCCCTAGAAAGGACAACAACCCAACAGTCATACACTAGAAATCAGAAGAAGTGCAATGATTAATCTGAGACAACACATACTCTTTGTTAACCTTCACAAGATGAGAAAATGCATGAAGAGGAACTACAGTAAGTGACTCCTATGGTTCTGATGCCACAACATCCCTGGTGCCATATCCCACCAAAGAAATGTGACCCCTGATAAAATTGTGTTATGATATCTATATCTGATGTAACAGATTCAAGAGCAGTATTTATCAACTGGTGCCTGAGAGATAACCTTTCAAACTTTCTTCACTCTCTTGCTCGTCCTTACAGTTATCAAAAAGTAGAAGGAACAGACCGAGCAGGAGGGAAATTACAGTCCAAGGTATAGAAAGGGAAAATGTTGACACAACACTCATCTTCTGTATTTCTTATACTGAAGGACATATATAACAAGTTGACAAAATACTATGTATTACACATACTTCTTATCTCCATCACACACATGATTGGCTAAAGTTATCATGAAGGGTTGTTGAAGAAGGACTATGTGTAGAAAGAtgaagtataaataaaaaaataaatgaatgatgtgTGAATATTCATACATATCACCACAACATAATGCTTTTAATTTCACGATGACAACGTACCTGAAGGAAATACAACTGATGAATGATGTATAGCACAATATGCAGATTTATCTATATAAGCTAAATtgtatataatttctttattcaaGTGCAATACATATCTGTTACAACAAAACGTTACAATACTGCACCATAATTAGCActatcattcttcttcatttaacGTTGACACAATGTAAGAAACTGTCCAGGCAAAAAAGGCAAAGCCAACCACAATAAGAAGATTGGTCAGGGCAGACATCTGGCTGCTGTCCACATTCTGCTTACTGCTGTCGTTGCTGGCTGGGTCCTGGTCACACGGCCTCCCACTCTCAGCTGCCCGGGCTCTCTCAGCCAACTCCCGTTCTCGCTGGGCCAATTTGTTCTCAATTTTCTGTCATTGAAGATACCACAGAATAAATTACTAAGACAATTAAACCCTAAACAGATACAGATGTAAATCtaaaacatacataataaataatctTATAatgcagtggttcccaaactgggCAGCAGGGAATGTGAAGATAATAGTGGGGAAGTGTGGAGTCATCAACCCAAACATCACTATTTAAAAAGTTTATAGTGAAATTATTCCAAGAATAATGGATAGAATGAAGGGTGGAAAGATATAGGCATGCTTTATATGGGGACTGCCACAtgaaggcctgatggcttcttgcaactttccttattttccttgttcttgtatAACAAGTACCTGTCCTTACACCCATACAAAGTACAATTCTATTAGTCACTCTAATCTGCTTTCTATTAGTTCAGCTTTCCTTATAAGTTTTGCACATGTAACAGAGCAACTTGTCAAAACACTTTGACCTGCTGATACAGTACAGTAGTGGGTTGGGGAGGTCAAGTTTGTTACAACCCAAAGGGGGTGACATGTAAGATAATTTAGGAGCTTCTTTATAATGAGATGGAAAACAACTTACTTCAGTAGTTTCTGGAAACAATTCAGTGAAGATTTTGTTCTTAAGGTTAAAGCTTAAACTCTGCTGGGCCAATAGTCTCTTCTCAGAATCACTTGTCTCAATGCTGCCAAACGTTGGAGATTCTTCCAGCTGTGTGTAAAGAGATTTTCTATTATAGTCAGCTTTTGCATATGAACAGTGCTATACCTATTATCTCTAttaatattcctttctttcataaatGCCAATTTACATCAGGTTACTTATGATCAAACATATTGACAAATATACTAAttaaaaaatattcagaaataTGTAATCATCACGACTTCAGTAAATAAATACTGCCATTATAAACTAAAACGAGCAACATAAATTCTGATATCATGCATCTTTCTGAAACCCTGTAATAAAATCAACCACCTATACTGCACTCTGCATCCTAACAATTAAGCTATAGAATGAAATTAAAGAGCCAAAGGAACATtcataatgaaagaaaggatgcTTTTGACAGTGTGGCCTTCAGACACAAGTAAAACAAATTGACAATAAATAACACCTGTGCTGTGTAAGCTGCACTGCATGAATTGTGAATTACTCACCATGAAGGAGAGGAGTCCTGTCAAAATGGTGGCCACAGACCAAGCAGGATTCCATGTGTCTGGGTGGAAGTCAGAAATGGAGAGGCAGAGACGAGTATTTGTCTTGAAGCGTCCTGATGGGGAAATCATATATATGCTAGGGGGCCGGAAAGGGTACTCCATGGGGAACACCAGCTTGCCATGGTAGAAACCACCTGCATATGGACTCTCTTCGGGACCTTCCACCACATAATGCCTGGGAATAGAATGTGGCTCTATTCACTCTATACAGTGAGAACATGAATCAATTAATAACCTTATAACCAAAATACTTAACTTATGGTTCTGCTTCATCAAAATCTATGGGTGTTTATGAAGTCAGCATATGCTGTGTTGCTCACCATTCAAGTATATTGGAGGGCAGAGGCTCAGCAGTCACATAAGGCACTGGGTCACGCTTGATACGCATGTAGTCAGCCCGCAGTCGAGCCGATGCTGTACGAGAAGGCTTTGACATCCCTTATTGATATTCCtctggagaaaaaataaaaaaatctaaataaattcTTTAGCAATATGTAGTTTTAACACCTTCTAATTTAGTTGCAAAAAAATTTAGTTTATAATTCCTTGAACATGATAATAATCTAATGCTGCATTGTATAACCCATAATTATGTACTTtcaaaaatacatttttattgCCAACCACTGATAAAGCATGTACAATACATATCTGTGGAAGTAGCCCAGCTGCATATACAGGCATTGTCACAACACAGTACACAGTGAGTAGGACATGTGCAGACTTAGACAATCACTTCACTATTTCTATACAGTGTATAACTGCTTGTGGCTCATCTTTTGATACAGGAACATGAAATTCACCTTGCACTGCATGCGTTTTGTTAGAACCAAGCACTCATCTATCCCAACACCCCACCACATACAGCACTCCACATGATGGTGTTCATGAAGAGCCTGTAGCTTTtagcaatgaatgaatgaatgaatgaaatacgttaataaacaaaataaacagataaattaaaTTCACATACCGTACTCACCAGTACACAATACAGCATTATCTCAAGATTCGTGTACCCAGCACTTGTGTTCCTCAGCTATTTGTGAACTGAGGAAGAAATTTATAATTTTACTAATTTTCCTCTTCACATATATTGAGTTCATGAAATTCTAACGTCGTCCAAGTATTGCATCTCAATTAGCGTAAtgaatttttatcatcttttacaACTGAGTTCACATCTGTTAAGCAATCATACTTGTGATGCCTGAACCCATCCATGGGACTCACCAAATGCTGGAACACTCTAACATCCAGATGTGAAAGTTGACTGGTGAGTAAAAAGTGACAAGATAAATCATCATAaatatgaagttttttttttttctatcatggCAACCACCAACTATTTTAAAATCCATAAATAACAAATGGATCAAGAGTGCATGTACCCAATACACATATAGAAATTCAGTCCGTTTGCATACTTCATGCATAAAACTGCAGACAATGCTTGACTCATATTTTCCCACAACATACATTATTTCCTTTACatgatgatgaaacaaaaccAAAGAAGATACTGAACATAgtagatacagaaaaaaagaaacaggaaactaAGAGATAAGAGAATTATATAAATGCTGAGAGTGTATGTTCAAAGAATGGATGAAGAAATTTTAATATGCATACAAAATTAATATTAAGAGCAACTGACTCAAGGTGCATTGCCTGAACTCTGTTGAACATCACAAAACTGCCATATATAATCCCTTAACTGCCACCGAACACACAATCTCCTCAATCTTgtgcaacaataaaaaaatagtgagcATGGTGAAATGTACACAGTGAACAACGTTGAGCATGTACCGTATGCAGGCTTATTTGTATCTTGGATCTATTCCCaaccttattttctctctctttttctaggcttccatgatgttttttttggttttaaaaTGAGACGAAAAAAGAGAAGCCATGACAATTACCAGAAATTCAAAAGACTCAAGGTGGCAATGTGAGGCCGCGATGTGGTAAATGTCAACCACAGCTGGCACCAGACCTTCACCAGTGAACAGGGTGAAGT includes:
- the LOC135104304 gene encoding cell growth-regulating nucleolar protein-like; translation: MVYFVCSTCGTCLKKNQVTTHWFKCKRGKNVSCMDCGKDFWGEDYANHVKCISEDQKYGGSNYVYKENKGEKKQEEWVMRIKEKVANSQNMDPQLRGLLQNIIYFTNIPRKEAKFRNFMRSSCRVNNTKLVDKVWEVFKDANSKNDNITTTNGAKNGVTELNNSDKKSTGEIIQETHNETDINCSNGTAKLNKRERKELRREKQNKKSKKDKHGLHNNDTKSETQRKINNEEAEPNLETAEPKKKKKKKRKGDDSLVEEEQVKETVEPKKKKKKKGNDLQEESILITNENHVMHEENEQAQPHPTSVFKWTVAIKKVLQDAPEEGLKVSKLQRKVFALYYAAHGEDVKSKAELIPILHKKLNKRNNFVMFKDKVKLQKL
- the LOC135104305 gene encoding ubiquitin-conjugating enzyme E2 J2-like, which encodes MSKPSRTASARLRADYMRIKRDPVPYVTAEPLPSNILEWHYVVEGPEESPYAGGFYHGKLVFPMEYPFRPPSIYMISPSGRFKTNTRLCLSISDFHPDTWNPAWSVATILTGLLSFMLEESPTFGSIETSDSEKRLLAQQSLSFNLKNKIFTELFPETTEKIENKLAQRERELAERARAAESGRPCDQDPASNDSSKQNVDSSQMSALTNLLIVVGFAFFAWTVSYIVSTLNEEE